The Candidatus Neomarinimicrobiota bacterium genome contains a region encoding:
- a CDS encoding TIGR01212 family radical SAM protein (This family includes YhcC from E. coli K-12, an uncharacterized radical SAM protein.) produces MDRPYNDYNSYLQDIFGEKTYKVSIRGGFTCPNIDGTVAKSGCTYCNNASFVPSYIKRVMSVKEQIDRGVSFLSDRYGADKFLAYFQSYSNTYDEVERLEALYSEALAHDKIHGLVVGTRADCVPEPTLQLLEDIAKDYYVSVEYGIESVSDETLERINRGHDFATLVDAVERTKGRGIHIGSHLILGFPWEDREHWLHTADVVSSLGVEYTKIHHLHVVKGTKMAEQYQEKPFWTFPFDEWVQMVADFIERLSPEIIVGRMSGGAPPSLLVAPDWDGKRHTHVVQSVIQELKDRGTRQGAKYRQKQVA; encoded by the coding sequence ATGGACAGACCGTACAACGACTACAACAGTTATTTGCAGGATATCTTCGGCGAGAAGACGTATAAAGTCTCGATTCGCGGGGGATTCACCTGCCCCAATATTGACGGGACGGTAGCCAAGAGCGGGTGCACCTACTGCAATAACGCCAGCTTCGTCCCGAGTTACATCAAACGCGTTATGTCGGTAAAGGAGCAGATCGACAGGGGCGTGAGTTTTCTCTCCGACCGCTATGGCGCTGATAAATTTCTGGCGTATTTTCAGTCCTATTCCAACACCTACGACGAAGTCGAGCGACTGGAGGCACTCTACTCCGAAGCACTTGCACATGATAAAATTCACGGATTAGTTGTCGGAACCCGCGCGGATTGCGTCCCTGAGCCAACGCTCCAATTGTTGGAAGATATTGCCAAAGATTATTACGTCTCGGTGGAATACGGAATCGAATCCGTCTCGGATGAAACGCTGGAGCGCATCAACCGCGGGCACGATTTCGCGACGCTGGTGGATGCTGTCGAGCGCACCAAAGGACGCGGAATCCACATCGGAAGTCACCTGATTCTAGGCTTCCCCTGGGAAGACCGGGAGCACTGGCTGCACACCGCGGACGTGGTCTCATCGCTGGGCGTGGAGTATACCAAGATTCACCACCTCCACGTGGTGAAGGGGACGAAAATGGCGGAACAGTATCAAGAAAAGCCGTTCTGGACGTTCCCCTTCGACGAATGGGTGCAGATGGTGGCAGATTTTATCGAACGACTCTCACCTGAAATTATCGTCGGCCGGATGTCCGGCGGGGCTCCGCCAAGCCTGCTGGTCGCTCCGGATTGGGACGGGAAGCGGCACACACATGTGGTGCAATCCGTCATTCAAGAACTAAAGGATCGTGGCACGCGTCAGGGTGCTAAATACCGCCAGAAGCAGGTGGCCTGA
- a CDS encoding MBL fold metallo-hydrolase — translation MEIGSYTITPIVADTFGLDGGAMFGIIPKPLWEKQCSADDRNRVNLATRVLLIEGKNRKILIDTGNGNKWDDKYREIYKIDPGERTLGESLASRDIRPDDITDVILTHLHFDHAGGATTLDNGEPVPTFPNATYYVQESNWKWANDPTEKDTGSYRKENFIPLREHGVLELVRDEVEIFPGINLVVCDGHTKGRQLPLIADENQSLFYCGDLVPTTAHLSIPWVMGYDNFPLTTIEEKKEYLARAVEENWTLLLEHDPNTVAITVRREDGKYRIKQTVRMM, via the coding sequence ATGGAAATCGGCAGTTATACCATCACACCAATTGTTGCGGATACGTTCGGACTGGACGGCGGCGCCATGTTCGGGATCATTCCGAAGCCGCTCTGGGAAAAACAGTGTTCGGCGGATGATAGAAACCGAGTCAATCTGGCAACCCGCGTCCTGCTAATCGAGGGGAAAAACCGCAAAATTCTTATCGACACCGGTAACGGGAACAAATGGGACGACAAGTACCGGGAAATATATAAAATTGATCCCGGTGAGCGAACGCTCGGGGAATCTCTGGCATCCAGAGATATCAGGCCTGATGATATCACCGACGTTATTCTAACACACCTCCATTTCGACCATGCCGGCGGCGCAACAACTCTGGACAACGGGGAACCGGTACCGACCTTCCCGAACGCGACCTATTATGTGCAGGAATCAAACTGGAAATGGGCCAACGATCCCACCGAGAAGGATACGGGAAGCTATAGGAAAGAGAATTTTATCCCGCTTCGGGAACACGGTGTACTGGAACTGGTTCGGGATGAGGTTGAGATATTCCCTGGAATCAACCTAGTCGTTTGTGACGGTCACACAAAAGGGCGGCAACTTCCGTTAATCGCAGACGAGAACCAGTCACTTTTCTATTGCGGTGACCTGGTTCCGACGACAGCGCATCTCTCTATTCCCTGGGTAATGGGATACGATAATTTCCCGTTGACCACCATTGAAGAGAAAAAGGAATATCTTGCGCGGGCAGTCGAAGAAAACTGGACGCTCTTGCTTGAGCATGATCCCAATACGGTAGCTATCACCGTCCGCCGTGAAGACGGAAAATACCGGATCAAACAGACGGTGCGGATGATGTGA
- a CDS encoding TonB-dependent receptor, translated as MSYRYALVAVNLGICLSIPTSGTTQILQLTDDTLRYESEPVVVTGSRLTQDYLETARYVTVFDSSDLATLPGEGIVSLLQYAAGTDLRQRGPSGVQADLGIRGSTFEQTVVMVDGTKLSAPQTGHHLLSLPVPREAIDRIEIMHGHGTSLYGPNAFGGVINIITKEHSSVPEASVSLAGGSHKFYNGSVSAGIPTENSHHRLSVSRRGSDGYRHNTAYYINKAMYRGKFQAAKTPINIMAGYTNRDFGANDFYADFPNQREQVETTLFNLSFRMRVGQFEVKPSVHFRNNYDDFILDYTDPSLYRNKHRTNVLGGEVMAKTTHRFGETVIGGEVAEERIRSSNLGDHDRARGGITLEHRMPVTNWLNLQLGNYTYYHEEYGWEAWPSAGVNLRTGARSSVFLNYGEAYRIPTYTDLYYVGGGNIGNPELEPEKSRSYEAGYKWLNAKLFGSAGVFYRDGYNLIDWARSSPAEPWQAQNIGDVDTYGGEIEMKYFLGEGQLGSLPVERISAKYAYLRLDTGNPPDISKYVLNYIQHNIQAGLMATLPAGIRQLWVVRYIDRRQVEPYTLVDINTLYRIGKYHLSFEINNLLDVRYEEIPGVPMPGREYRIGVSMQVW; from the coding sequence ATGAGTTATAGATACGCACTTGTTGCAGTTAACCTCGGAATATGTCTCAGTATTCCGACCAGCGGGACAACACAAATCCTGCAATTGACGGATGATACGCTCCGGTATGAGTCGGAACCAGTGGTGGTCACGGGAAGCCGGTTAACGCAAGACTATCTGGAGACTGCCAGATATGTTACTGTCTTTGACAGCTCTGACTTGGCAACGCTTCCGGGTGAGGGAATTGTGAGTCTCCTGCAATACGCCGCCGGGACTGATCTCCGTCAGCGCGGGCCGTCCGGCGTACAGGCAGATCTTGGGATACGCGGCTCCACGTTTGAGCAGACAGTCGTGATGGTCGACGGCACCAAACTCTCCGCTCCGCAGACAGGACATCATTTACTGTCCTTGCCAGTGCCACGTGAGGCCATCGATCGGATTGAAATTATGCACGGCCACGGAACAAGTCTCTATGGGCCCAATGCCTTCGGCGGCGTGATAAACATTATAACCAAAGAACACTCCAGTGTGCCCGAAGCGAGCGTCTCACTGGCCGGAGGCAGCCACAAGTTTTATAATGGCAGCGTATCGGCAGGCATCCCAACTGAAAATTCTCACCATAGGCTGAGCGTTTCCCGGCGCGGCTCAGATGGGTACCGACACAATACCGCATATTATATAAACAAAGCCATGTATCGGGGAAAATTTCAGGCGGCGAAAACGCCAATAAATATCATGGCCGGATACACCAACCGGGACTTCGGGGCCAACGATTTTTACGCCGATTTTCCGAATCAGCGCGAACAAGTGGAAACCACGTTATTTAATCTCTCCTTCCGAATGCGGGTTGGACAATTTGAGGTAAAACCGTCCGTGCATTTCCGGAATAATTACGACGATTTTATCCTGGATTATACCGACCCCAGTCTCTATCGGAATAAGCACCGCACCAATGTACTCGGTGGCGAGGTTATGGCGAAAACGACACACCGTTTCGGCGAGACGGTGATTGGGGGAGAGGTTGCAGAGGAGCGGATACGGAGCAGTAACCTTGGAGATCACGACAGAGCCAGGGGAGGCATAACGCTGGAGCACCGGATGCCTGTCACCAATTGGTTGAATCTCCAATTAGGTAACTATACCTATTATCATGAAGAATATGGATGGGAAGCCTGGCCAAGCGCCGGTGTGAACTTACGAACTGGGGCACGATCTTCCGTTTTTCTGAATTACGGGGAAGCTTACCGTATTCCAACGTATACCGACTTATACTATGTCGGCGGTGGCAACATCGGTAATCCGGAGCTGGAGCCGGAGAAATCGCGTTCATATGAGGCCGGCTACAAGTGGTTGAATGCGAAGTTGTTCGGGAGCGCAGGGGTATTTTACCGGGATGGCTACAATCTAATCGATTGGGCACGCTCCAGTCCCGCCGAGCCGTGGCAAGCCCAGAATATAGGTGATGTGGATACGTACGGCGGGGAAATCGAGATGAAATATTTTCTCGGAGAAGGACAGCTGGGGTCGCTTCCGGTGGAGCGAATATCGGCCAAGTATGCTTATTTACGGCTGGATACCGGAAACCCACCGGATATAAGCAAATATGTTTTGAATTATATTCAGCACAACATCCAGGCCGGGCTCATGGCTACATTACCTGCCGGCATACGCCAGCTCTGGGTTGTACGGTATATCGACCGTAGACAGGTTGAGCCGTACACGCTTGTTGACATCAATACACTCTACCGAATTGGTAAGTATCACTTGTCATTCGAGATTAATAATCTGTTGGATGTGAGGTATGAGGAAATTCCTGGCGTCCCCATGCCAGGACGAGAATACCGGATTGGTGTGTCTATGCAGGTGTGGTGA
- a CDS encoding Dabb family protein, giving the protein MFKHVVMWKLMKEAFGKSKEANAEEMKRILETLPEKIDEIQEYEVGINIGNSAAAFDVVLISAFTNVDDFNTYQQHPEHQKVVDFIRQIQSEAKVVDFETEN; this is encoded by the coding sequence ATGTTTAAACATGTAGTCATGTGGAAACTAATGAAGGAAGCGTTTGGTAAGTCAAAAGAGGCCAATGCCGAAGAGATGAAGCGAATCCTGGAAACGCTCCCGGAGAAAATCGACGAGATCCAGGAATACGAGGTGGGTATCAACATTGGTAATTCGGCGGCAGCCTTCGACGTGGTGTTGATCTCTGCCTTCACCAACGTGGACGACTTTAATACCTACCAGCAACACCCGGAGCACCAAAAAGTTGTCGACTTTATTCGTCAGATCCAGTCCGAAGCCAAAGTCGTGGACTTTGAGACGGAAAATTAG